In Citrus sinensis cultivar Valencia sweet orange chromosome 3, DVS_A1.0, whole genome shotgun sequence, the sequence CCTATGTCTTCCCTGCTTCCTTAGCCTCCCTTCCTGTATCCTGGGCCTTTTGCTGGGTCATCAGGGCCGTCTCCCTAACCTTCTGGCCGCCCGCCGTGTCCTGCACGCACCGCTTTGCCTGCTCCGTCTGTCCAGGGGCCCGCATTCTCCTTAGAAAACTGGCCATCCAAGAGAAGGAGGAGAGCGCAGTTATTCCAAAAGCACCGGAAGTCAAGAAACCGGCGATGGCCAAGCCAGTGACGAGGGCTGCGGGGACCAAAACCGGgctgcaaatgataaaaagcGGGGTGGCGAG encodes:
- the LOC102606866 gene encoding oleosin Cor a 15-like is translated as MAESRQTQHYQQQQQPSDAIKGILPERTPSKSQLLAVVTLLPVGGTLLLLSGLTLAGTLTCLALATPLFIICSPVLVPAALVTGLAIAGFLTSGAFGITALSSFSWMASFLRRMRAPGQTEQAKRCVQDTAGGQKVRETALMTQQKAQDTGREAKEAGKT